A stretch of DNA from Drosophila virilis strain 15010-1051.87 chromosome 5, Dvir_AGI_RSII-ME, whole genome shotgun sequence:
AGCTCTCGGAGCGTTCGCCCCTGGACAAAGCGACAAAGAGCTCGATAATTACGCGCCGGAATCTGTTGTCCCTGAATAAGCGACGAAAACAGAAGCGGGATGCAGATAACTGCAGTGCGGATGCTGGCCGCACGCCGATTAGACGATTTGCTCCAATGGCAGCGTCAACAAGCACGCCCATGCCCAGTCGCAAGGACAATGTGGAGGGGGAATCACAGCGCGTAATGCGCGATCGGAGCTGCTCGCAGGAATCGCCACGCGTGCACAGGGAACGTGTGGGTAAGCGTAAGAGTGAAGAGGCGCTGTCACCCATCTATGCGCCTACAACTAAAACCCGACGACTCGGCTTGAGTCGCATACGGAATAAATCAAACcatgatatttaaaaaacaaataaaagtgcggtacaaaaaatacatatacaccAATGTTGCAGTGCTGGCAGTGACATTTTTTAGTGCATTTCAGTGGCAGACGTTAACCAACACTACCATATGTGTGTTCCAGTCGCTCATTCCATTTCCAATTggtaagaaaataaatagtctaatctaaaataataaacagagcgttaaacataaaaaaacaaatgtaaattaaCAATCAAAACTATAATATAAGTAATAGCTGTACAACTAAGCAAAATGTACGTAATTTTAGCTGTGGCAGGCATCATAAAAACATAGCTCATGCACTTTGTTTACGTCCGCTGCATAATTTCCATTGGAAGGGACCcaaatataaaaagcaaaacaatcaaatatgaAAGTGACTTCATGTTTGCAATTTTCCAAACTGCCATcacgcatatgtatatatgtatatgaatgtgAATAATAtcaatatgtacatatatatatatatatatgtatgtgattTGGCGTAACATTTAATTGGTCTCGCGTTTGTAATTACGTACATATGTAGATGCCAGCagttgcatatatgtacatgcatatgtgtgtgtgtgtgtgtgtgaaagctGCTCACAAGTCGAATCAACTGCACTTgttacacaaacaaacaaacaaacgtaTGTACGTGTAATCAATTAGTGGTTTTTCTTAGTATATCaactaaattttaaattaagtgCTCATATTTGTAATCTATTTTGTAGGCGTTCTATCAAGGTCGGTCGTGTGTATTGGAAGTAAAGCTTCGTCAGAACAATTCCACTTCTACTCTTGCGGCATACTAACACAAGCATACACAAActcaaacatatatgtatgtcacacacacacacacgcacacacatgggCGATGCTTGAAAATTGTTAAGCTATTTAAAATTGTGGCGTATAAGCTGCGGCTCTCTCGTCGACTTTATCAGGCACCAAGTGGCAACTCGCTAAAGTGAACACACATTGATAACGGTTAAATTGTAAATGACGTATGTCTTGAAAACGGTTTATTTTCGCGCGCAatgtaaaacatataaaatactCAAAAACCATTTTCGTTTCTCAAGAAAGTGTGTCCTTTAGCAAAGTCTTCACTGTATCACCGACTGTATGTAGCAATTATAAATACAGTTATTATCAGTCTTCTATCTGCACTGCGTAGAGTTTACGTTCAAGTTCTAATCATTTCCAGCGTTTTGTTtcgctggcaaaaaaaaaaaaaaaaaagcgatgaaaagaaagaaaacaaaattcgTTTCAGTTGAGCACATTTTCAGTTAGAAAACAGTTTTACTCACATTTTGATATTTACCAGTCGTGTTTCGTACGCTCTACGTCAATTTATAACGCCACGTCAGTCAAAATTGCCAATAATAGTCACTGTTgttcatatatttttcaaatatatacataagcaTAGAgcactttatttttgtttttttttatacatatatataatattttttagacTATTTGCATCGCCAGTTACAAATAACCAGAAAATAAAACAGGAGCTCCCAACATGGCTGACGAATTCGATGGCTGCGAATGCATTTGGTCCCATGAGTTGGCCATGCAAAGGCTCCTCAACTTTGTAAGTTGAGCCACAAAtctaatgtatatatatatatatatatctatatctatataatatttgtactGATAGATACGCCAAAATCAGAATGCCTGCACAGATACCGAGTGCATTGATGGTAAGTGGAATTTTCCGTTTGGCGATTAAACATGTTGATGATTAACTCTCCGGATCTTCAGTCAGCGGACGCGTAGCTCAGCCGGCGATTGGCGGCGGCGACACCGGCGGAAGCTTCACCATAGCCATGGTATTCATGCTGCTGGCCATGTTTATGTATGTGGTGAATCCGAGCGTTTGGCGCCAGTTCTCCAACAATAAGCCCAGTCGACGTGATAACAATCCGGATGGTGCGCCACCGCCGCAGCCACCTCCGGCGATCAATTGAGCTGCCGCTGGACATGATTAGAGCTTGCATTTTCCTTTGGTTATAGCTACATACACAAAcggttatatatataaatatttatatatgtacatatatgtatgtatgtataggcTAAACTTgccacaatatatatatatatatatttatattggaagacaaaaataaattaatgcaatgaaagcaaaagcaaaacgaaaagcTGATCAATgtacgtgcgtgtgtgtgcgtgtgtgcgtttcGGCCATAAATTATTAGCTCAATTGATACCAACTCTTGTTTAATCAATATCATTTTTTGTACAAACTTAATCACATActacatgcacatatatattttttaatgtatattGGCATGATTTTGTATATGCGCAATTTAGCATTAAAATTGGCAAATCAAAAACCAATCTCTGCACTTGTCGCTAATTAAAAGCCATGTCCGGTTTAtgtatttacaaataataagCTCGTTCCGGCTCAATTGTCCTCGTTTTGCAGCTTCTCCATCTTTTGGCGCACGTTCTTCAGCAGATCCTTCATTTGCTCGTATTTGCCCGTGGAATCGGGCAGATTCTCAAAGTTAATCACATCGCTGACGCCCACCTTAAAGTTATCGCCCACGGGCAGCTTGTCATAGACGGAAAATTTCAATATCGGCGTGCCAGCTATGGATGGCGCCTTAAAGATGTTGGGCTGACTGGATTCGACGGGAGTAGCAGGCGCCGCCGTTTCCTTTTCTTCTGTTTGAGGCACATGCGGCAGCTCGACTTCACTTGTGTTGAATGAAGTATTCGATTCGAGCTGCTCGAGCAATTGGTCCTGCTGCGCCTTCAGATCCTCCAGTGTGGGCGATGGACTGCGTATGCTCGTATCTTGCgctggtggcggtggcggcgtcGTCGCTTTGCTTGGCTCTGCGGGCAAAGGTGGCTGCATAGCCAGCCCCTCCGTCTCATCATCGTCCAGCTCCATGTCGTGCTCAACCAGATTTGTGTCGCTTTCCAGCAACGTGGGACTAGCATCATGTGGCGTGGGCAAGTCCACCAATTTCTTACGCTTATAGGCCTTGGTCACGTTTTCGCCTAGCGATTTGATGAAGTTCTCCTTTAGCTGGTGCTCCTGAAAAGGTGGCACATTGTGATGTTGAAAGTCCTGAAGATTTCatgattagttttactgttaTTTGCTTGCTGTGGCACATGCCAGATATTTACATCGTAGAACTTGGAACCCGGCTGCGCGTTAAAGCCGGGAAAGTCGATTATTTTATTGACATCATATTTGAAGCTGTCCGTTTCGCCCATCTCTTCCTCCGGCCCCTGCACCTCGCTGCCCTGAAATTGTAACAATGTTAAGCCTAAGCCAAATGGTAGATTAGATATATCCCATACTCACATCCGCATTGAACAGCGCTATGCCCGAGCTTTGCACCTTGGCCTCCTCGAGCCAGGCTGGTGGATAGCCCAGGACACGCATCCGGTAAAACATGAACGGCAACTCGCCCCGACTGTAGCCCATGGCATGACGCGTTTTACTGCTTATGCGGCCGGGTCGTATGTGTGCGAAACGCTGCTCCGTGTCCACATGGTAGCGTTCCGCCCGGCT
This window harbors:
- the LOC6626472 gene encoding small integral membrane protein 14, producing MADEFDGCECIWSHELAMQRLLNFIRQNQNACTDTECIDVSGRVAQPAIGGGDTGGSFTIAMVFMLLAMFMYVVNPSVWRQFSNNKPSRRDNNPDGAPPPQPPPAIN
- the LOC26531451 gene encoding zinc finger CCHC domain-containing protein 8 homolog isoform X2; translation: MDNSVIEINDSIITIDSDADVEDGEVREVEENAVNIAAKEQPPPSPGVEGTNDQKSITPEGLIFEVNFTQKDDFERLQERLVKALSATFAGEEFVYTTKDTSISVHRRAISPEPECDIFQIDTSPATKLNAAQVPSYKRCHTEVLDEGTLARKKLKLEAVNKCFRPKVQSACFNCGGVEHSLRECTRPRNQARIQRARKKNSRAERYHVDTEQRFAHIRPGRISSKTRHAMGYSRGELPFMFYRMRVLGYPPAWLEEAKVQSSGIALFNADGSEVQGPEEEMGETDSFKYDVNKIIDFPGFNAQPGSKFYDDFQHHNVPPFQEHQLKENFIKSLGENVTKAYKRKKLVDLPTPHDASPTLLESDTNLVEHDMELDDDETEGLAMQPPLPAEPSKATTPPPPPAQDTSIRSPSPTLEDLKAQQDQLLEQLESNTSFNTSEVELPHVPQTEEKETAAPATPVESSQPNIFKAPSIAGTPILKFSVYDKLPVGDNFKVGVSDVINFENLPDSTGKYEQMKDLLKNVRQKMEKLQNEDN
- the LOC26531451 gene encoding zinc finger CCHC domain-containing protein 8 homolog isoform X1, coding for MDNSVIEINDSIITIDSDADVEDGEVREVEENAVNIAAKEQPPPSPGVEGTNDQQKSITPEGLIFEVNFTQKDDFERLQERLVKALSATFAGEEFVYTTKDTSISVHRRAISPEPECDIFQIDTSPATKLNAAQVPSYKRCHTEVLDEGTLARKKLKLEAVNKCFRPKVQSACFNCGGVEHSLRECTRPRNQARIQRARKKNSRAERYHVDTEQRFAHIRPGRISSKTRHAMGYSRGELPFMFYRMRVLGYPPAWLEEAKVQSSGIALFNADGSEVQGPEEEMGETDSFKYDVNKIIDFPGFNAQPGSKFYDDFQHHNVPPFQEHQLKENFIKSLGENVTKAYKRKKLVDLPTPHDASPTLLESDTNLVEHDMELDDDETEGLAMQPPLPAEPSKATTPPPPPAQDTSIRSPSPTLEDLKAQQDQLLEQLESNTSFNTSEVELPHVPQTEEKETAAPATPVESSQPNIFKAPSIAGTPILKFSVYDKLPVGDNFKVGVSDVINFENLPDSTGKYEQMKDLLKNVRQKMEKLQNEDN